Within Conger conger chromosome 3, fConCon1.1, whole genome shotgun sequence, the genomic segment GCCAAGACCTATTTACTGAATCTGTGGGTTTTGGCAGGATGTGCGCTCATAATTCCTCTGAACTTATACGTCATTTCAAAAAGAGCACAAAGTTATGCTGTGAGCAAGGCCACGAGTGTAGTAAATAAAGGCACTATAAATGTAGGAACGATTTGTAGAAATATATTGGGTACTGCACTTATTTATTTCAGCGGAATTTATTTAAGGGGttgcactgccacctcacagcaaggaggtccttggttcgaatcccggttggctggggcctctctgtgtggagtttgcatgttctccccgtgtttgcgtgggtttcctccgggtactccggtttcccccctcagtccaaagacatgcaggtctagctgattggagagtctaaattgcctgtgggtatgagtgtgtgagtgaatggtatgtgtgccctgcgatggactggcgacctgtcctgggtgtattcctgcctttcgcccagtgtattaggctccagtgaccctgttcaggataagcaggttaagatgatggatggatggaatttatTCATGGTAGATAAATTGGTTTATCCAAATATCCAATATTCTGTGGGAATTCTATATTCTCCGGTCCATCTACAGGCTGTGCTGACTCCTACTGTCCCATTACACAGCAGGAAAATTCAGTGCCATTGATACATTTGTAGgggtgcattgctccaggggaagattgtctcctgcttagtctaataaactgtacatccctctggataagagcatctgccaaatgccaataatgtaatgtaatgtaatgcaatgtaataaacCCTGCAGGACCAGGGGAAGCTTCAGCACCCTGCTCATCAAGCCGAGACAGCTGTATGAGGGACTAttgctgaaccaggctgaagcCAATTTAGATAACTGGCTGGCTCCCTGCCAGAGAGGACGTTCTTGGTTTCAGAACTCACAAACCTGTCTGCTTGCCTCGCCCTTACAGAAACTCATGGTCAGGACAGCACCCTGACATGGCTTCCAccactctcctctcactctcttcacACAGTCTctgcacattattttttttttcctcccagaAGTCTCATCTGTGTCAGACCGCTGTAGTcctgtccacacacacgcacacacacacatacgcacacgcgcacccacacacacacacacacacacacacacaggcacatacggAACTGCAGGTGGTGCCCTCTTTTATGTAAAAGGCTAAACCAACATCCACACTCATTATCTTCATAATCTTATAAATTAATCAATTTTGTGTATTAAATCTATTAAAGTTTTGATGGTGCATATTCATTAAGAAGTAAGGAGGTCAATCTGTCATCTTCCAGGTTACTTTACTTGAATGAATCCCGGCCCCCTGAAGTTTTATGATAAGTTGGTACACAAATGATCCTGTGGAATATGAAAGCAGGGGTTACATATCAGTAGGGACTGAGGTGAAGTTTCCATTGCCTAATCATTCTCAATGGAATCTATTTAAAACTTTAGGAGGTTCAGATGATTGCAATATATGAGTAACAACTGTATAGACATAACACATTGAAGTGAAGTGGGAATGATTCCAAGTATAAgggttttcttttgttctttgggTGTTGAGTTATTGATATTTGCCCCAAATACTTTGCTTgtttgaacagccaatcaaatctgCTGCTGACAACTTACCTCCTACTGTTCTGAGAATCACTGGAAACTATTACGTCAAGTCCTCCGTCTCTGTACAGCTAGATTTTCAGGGGCATAGGGAGAGGACGGTCTCAAGAAGAGAATACAGACACAATGATGGCACCACTCTGTGCccttcttgtgtttttcagcaaactgtgTAAGTGTATAAGTGTTCTTAACTTATTTATACagcaattaatgtttttttctcccattgTCAGTGAATTTGAAATATAGCTTTCTGTTGGATTCCAGGTGGTCTGCTTGGGCAGAGTGTAGTTCAGCCTAACGCACTGGTGACAGCTCAGCTTGGAGACACCGTGACTCTCCCGTGTTTCTATCCTGACGGTGAAGTGAAATATGTCGGCTGGTTAAAGCAACCGcttggacagaagcctcagcTTGTAGCAATGATATTGAACTATCAATCAGAGGCTGAatttttcaatcattttaaaaacagcacacacctgagtgCTAAGACAGCGAAGGGGATCTTTAACCTGACTGTCTTGCAAGCAGAGAAGTCGGATTCAGCCACATACTACTGCACTTTTACATTCTTCAGAGAGATCATCTATGGAGATGGAACTACTTTGATTGTGACGggtaaatatgaaatgtagTTCATGagttacatttgttttttcatgtaCAAGTTTTCAACAATTTACTTTCACACTGACACATTACCAGTGGAATCATATAGAACTGATGCATATGTATATAGACATCTATGAAATCTCCtgatcaatattttattataaataactttaaattccttttaaatttaaattaccctaagaaaggaaatattttttggggTGTCATTCAAACTCTGCTTTGTGTGTCCTTGGGTTGTGTAAGTGTTAAGAAATtgagatatacagtattatGGTATTATGGTTTGTTACTACTTATACTGTGTGTTAAGCCAAACATGTTAATTTGCATAATTCATTTTCTAAAGTCATTGATTATtggttatttttacattacattacatttatggcatttagcagatgctcttatccagagcgacgtataacaaagtgcatacccattaACCAGGGATAAGCGCGCTGAatgaccctagagggaagtacaatttcaactgctacctgtacaacaaggataaggaccagggcctatttgattttctcttttgtttatttatttattaatttattttttaaaacaaacaaaacaaagcaaaagtgacctaACTTAACTAGCctaacactgcttacctagccaaactaaaaattccgatacacaaaaaaataaatcacagaaagacaacaattaaggttcacagggaggtagggagagacggggagaggtgctgcttgaagaggtgcatcttcagtttgcgcttgaaggtggggagagattctacagttctgacctcaaagGGGAGTTTGTTcatatttgggaaggttgaagaccagacaagctgctgcattctggataagttggaggggtctgatggcagacgctgggaggccagccaagagggaattgcagtagtccaggcgggacagaaccatcgcttggaccaggagttCGGGCGAGTAGGGGGTGATAAGGGGCAGATTCTTCGTATGTTGTAtcggaagaacctgcatgaccgggtcaccgccgcaatgttctcggagagggacagtctgctgtccatcaccacgccgaggttccttgcactgggcgATGGCATCAGTGAGGTATCCCCtcgggaaatggagagatccagatggggagaggtattagcagggatgaatatcatttcagtcttacctgggttgaactttagatggtggttgtccatccagctctggatgtcactcaggcaagcagagatacgggctgaaacctgtgtatcagatgatgatagatatttacattactatcaccttcctgtcagcttcaaccagtctggcccttctcctctgacttcactcataaaaaacacatttctgccagcagaactgctactcagtggaagttttttgtttttcacaccattctctacaaattATAGAGACATGCGTGAAGATCCcaagagatactcaaaccaccctgtctggcaccaacaatcattgcacgGGCAGAGTCACTCAGATCAAATTTCTttcccatttggtctgaaaaagaactgaacctcttgaccacatctgcatacttttatgcatttagtatgattggctgattaaatatttgcatttacaatctggggtacaggtctacctaattaagCGGAAACTGAATGTATAATGATAGAATCCAAGCACATATCTATTCATAATTTTAAttatgaaacatatttcttcagggccagagtcccagagcaggacagtagtgctgcagcagcccgagtctgagtcagtgcagccaggagactctgtgactctgcagtgtacagtacacactgagacctgtgcaggagaacacagtgtgcactggttcagaccgggctcaggagagtcccctccaggaatcattcacacccatggacacaggagtgatgagtgccagaggagctctgggactgtgtctcccacacagagctgtgtctacaacttccccaagaggaTCCTCAGCCactctgatgctgggacttactactgtgctgtggccacctgtggggagatcctgtttgggaacgGGACCAAGCTGGATTTTAAGGGTAGGAACAAAACAGGCACAATACATTTTGCTTTTAAAAGACATTGAAGACAAAGGAGTTATTGTGCATCTACTGTACATTACAATGTTCACTTACggacattctaatcacgtatttGTGATCTCCAATCTTGAAAGGTTAATGAAGAATTCTAAAATAGAATTTTGCTTCTAAAGTTTCAGGAAATGAAGCGTTCCTTTATTGCTTGGCGGGAGCTTTGGCGTTGAGTGTGATCCTACATATTGTCCTCGCTCTGAGAAGGAGAAAAAGCAATGTGAACTCCAAAGGTAAGAGACAAATTATCAATGTGTGGTATATGTCATGggaattacaaaaaaattacCTAAAATCGCTTTTGAGCAAAAGGCACTAAAAGAGAGTGCAGAGTAAGCAGAATTTTCTGCCATCCAAAGAACTTAACATATTTTGCAACAGATATGTTTTCTCCATTGAAGCTGAGCCCTATTCCCTGGCGATTATACTATAATGTTAGTATATGTTCTCCCTACAAGTATTGTACTCATTGGGGCAACAATGTGATGATTATGATGTAATACATGAAAAACTACCACTACCACCACtgctatgaataataataataataataataataataataataataataataataataataataacaacaacaataataatacaagtaataataataattatgaaaagaagaagaacatcTTTCTTATTTGATTATATACTCTTACACTGCATGCATCAGACAACCTGCAGTggtttacatttgtatttcactCAAACAGGGGCTGTATCAAACAATCCACTGTTTAAAGAAGACTTGTCcagcaaaaaggtacaaatattACGTTTTTAAGAATCCAAGCCAATTTCTGTGTTGAATTTCCTGGTAAAATGATCATCGGAATGAGGACTAGCCGTATGTGTTGTCTCATGCGTTTCCttttagcatcaagatgaagtgatgaattacgctgctttgactttcaccaccaagaaacccaaagtgaggaggaagaagagggaggaagagagagaaactgttTATTCAGATATGAGTTTTAAAGACCACGACTGAAGCTTTCCATAAGATTTCATCTTCGTCACAGGAATGATCATAATTCATTGAACATTTCTCACTGGCATTGGTGAGCATTGTAATATGTAactgacatactgtatggaACTAAGAGCCTCTTGGATCAGTACTTGTACTTAAATTTAAgcagtttttttaataaacaaagtAAAACTTTCAAAAGATGTGGTGCGCTTGTACCCTTGACAAGGCTCTTCATCTGAATGACTTCAGTGTATACTTAGCTATCTAATATGAAACTGTCCCTCGGGGTAAAATACCCACCCTGCCAAACGCCTTTAATGTGATGTTAAACAGAGATGGAAAAGTGAAACATTAGAACTACAAAACAAGGTCAGACTGCAAATGTGTCATCAGTGATTCACTGATTAGAAAGGATCATAGTGTTTTGGAATGTCGTTTTTGAGGTTTGGAAAGAGTCggtgataaaaatacattctgttCTAGAGCCATTTATTTTAGGGTTAATAGGCCTAGTTTCTGCTGGGGACAGTAGTGTCATTTCCCAACTCTTTATGAAAGGTCAAATTCTGCCCTGACCTCTTTTTATATAAAATCATAGACATCGCATACAGCGGTGGTCAAAAGTTGTGCCACCCTGCTCCAATTTCATGTCTTGTTGATTTTATGAGTGAAAAGAAGTCTCATTCTTGCGTAAATACTACACCAAGTCACCCAGCAGAGGATAGCccggttcctcctgagatttgtCTAGCTACTGTTTGGGTGTTTTTCTTCCTACTGGGGGGTTCAGATCAGGGTTTTGacaaattttattttctgttttccatGGTAAAGCATCATTGTGACAATGTCTCTGTAAATATGCtctataaaaatacatatctCTGTTGCTGTAATGCACAATTGCTTTTCATGTGGAATATTTTGTTAATGCTTGTATGCTTTGCCAATCCCAGAGTCAGgatatttaaatatgaaactTTCCTTTCACAATCCGTcttactgtattgtattgtatatgttttaaatggtaaatatctGAATTTATatggcgcttttatccaaagcgttttACAATTGATGTCGCTCATTCACTAATGGTGATAGACTGCCATGAAATGTGTCTATCAACTCGTcaggttaggtgtcctgctctgCTCTTCGACACACCGAGGGCAAGGGATTGAACCGATAACCCTCCAACTGTCCTTTGACTGTTACAGTACATGTGGAAGATTACTAGTATAACACTGCTGTAGTAGCCATCACACATAAATAAGATGGTAAACATTCAATTGCATGTTATTTTAGCATTAATATATTTCTACATGTTTTTCAAGCGTACTCTTGATTGAATTTGATACATTACATAACAGCTTCAAAAATGCTTCAAACAAGCACCAGCACAAGCAGTTATAAGAGACTATGCTATCAAGAAAGAGTGTGTCAGCCATTGGGGTAAGTTTGTAGGCAACAATTAACTTGTTTCTAAAAAGCTCATAGAAACTGATAGAAATCTTTTACACACGGCTCTCTTTTTCATCAGTAGTACAATGCGTTTGTCTGTTTCagactgttctgttgtggtgacaggggaggttcacttattttccacccacagccttatatattcagctttactcagaccagagctacacaggaagactgacctgcattacagagctgtgttcacacctccctctctcagcactgaaaccacactggcacTCCCCCCTCATGCCTCAGACcacctttccatttttcaactgtctagAAAAGAGTGGCTTTCAAACACTgcacaaacatttcaaaaaaactatataaaaaATCTGTCCCtaagtttacattacattaacggcatttggcagatgttcttatccagagcgatgtacagttgattagactatgcaggagacaatcctcccctggagcaatgcagggtgaagggccttgctcaaaggcccaacggctgtgcaggtcatattgcggctacaccacagaccatgcgtgtcccagtcatgtgccttcagcactacgctacaggccgtttACAAATATAGTCCCAGAATTGCTGTGACAAAAGGTCAGCATTTCTCTCTGGAATTAAAGaggacatttcacatttctattCTATAATCTATTCTATATTCATCATTTGCTTCTTAGTTGCCTTTTGATACACTGCATGGCCATCATGAtcctcttttaaaatgtgtgctgttCAGAGTTTCACCAGTAGAGAGCAGCACAGCATACTGAATGTATTACGTACAGTAGTTATTACAGTAGTAGTCTCTTCCTAGTTTTAGTCtctaaaatcccccccccccacaaaaaaaaaaaaatgttcacagaAAGCAGTGATGAAGGTTTTTGAAaagggattttcatgtacaacagtcagagttttcagagaatggtgcgaaaaacaaaaaaacctccaatgagtagcagttctgtaggAAAAAcccattgttaatgagagatgttggaggagaagggccagactggtcaaagctgacaggaaggtgacagtactgcaaaaaaccacacattacaacaccggtatgcagaagagcatctctgaacacacaaacctctaagtggataggctgcagtagcagaagaccaataagtctaaaaaattaagtctaataaatgcctaatgaagtgctcagtgagtgttccACTTTTACTTGGAATGAGCATCCAAGAAGGCAGAGGGGCTTATATTTCATTTGCGCCAAAACTTATTTACTCAGCCTGGGGTTTGGCAGGATGTGCCCTCATGACTTCTCATCAAAGACATCTAGacaaacacgcaaacatacagcagacgtgaaaaaaaaacccactggaagaaacacatgcacagaaacacacacacatatatacaaagGAACatagatggacacacacatacacacagtcacacacactcactcacagtcacacagacatgcatatgcAGGCACatcgatgcacacacacacacacacacacacacacacaaatacagacaggcacatcgatgaacacacacacacacacagaaatacacacaggcacacaggcacacagggacatcgatgcacgtgcacacagcaACAgtaacaaacacacgcacacacacacacacacacacacacacacacacacaaacacacacactgtgatgcCTCTCCTACTCTGTCTGCTGGGTTCTGCTGGGTTCTGCAGTTTGTTTGTCAGTTTCTTTCAGGAAGCCGGTGTTGGGGTTGCAAGGGTCTTTAGCTGAGGTGGCAAACCTGGGCAAGCCTGGCCCTGCATATACAGCGGGGTGTAAATATTTGGGCACCACTGGTTTAATGTCCgatacaattaatctgtatgtgaggGGAAGCAAACCTGATCTGTAAATCTGTACTGagacctttctttttttaaacaacattgcTTTTTCTTTAAATTGTTTACAGTTTATAATtgatgaaaaaggaaaagggccctgagCAAAAGGTTGGGGatccttttggattattccttgttacttttaaaaaagatgattactaaggcccagaccaggtgatttacttgttagggcttcaatgagtttAGTGCATATAACTCCGGGGCTGAACTTTTTAATCTGAAgtaattctagaggctaattttcaaaggtcagtacAGACACTGATGTGGAAGAGAGGGTGGATATTCCAGCCagatatttctgagctagagttGTTCTGCCAGGATAATTGAAAGACTCCTAGCTGTCTACAAGAAgtgtttgcaagctgttatattTGGAGTACTAACTGagagggttcccaaactttgcTTACTtcgttttatttcttcttttttttatatgtaaaaaaaaaggtaaaaaatttaaataaaaagccaCTTGCTTTAgattttgaagaaatgtgtcatgtttaactttgtaccacttggaggtcaggttcgcttcgattcaccaagatattaattgcaAGGCTTTTTTACCAAGGATGCCCA encodes:
- the LOC133123228 gene encoding uncharacterized protein LOC133123228 gives rise to the protein MILNYQSEAEFFNHFKNSTHLSAKTAKGIFNLTVLQAEKSDSATYYCTFTFFREIIYGDGTTLIVTGESPPGIIHTHGHRSDECQRSSGTVSPTQSCVYNFPKRILSHSDAGTYYCAVATCGEILFGNGTKLDFKVSGNEAFLYCLAGALALSVILHIVLALRRRKSNVNSKGAVSNNPLFKEDLSSKKHQDEVMNYAALTFTTNTYTHLHTQLLCRALSDQLSRLRKASFAGGCGATGSVKD